In Vibrio bathopelagicus, the following are encoded in one genomic region:
- a CDS encoding GGDEF domain-containing protein: protein MGILEQDIHAQLHQLKVQLEQVRLTQRDTSFKFIREQKVLKRIVTSLSDACVGSNSHLDENLIALREELEKQKDISSMIPKLAVLERMLKQKTLAMDKQNGYLDDSIKHSGETLQRITGLPAQLKRDLRNLLSFSECNGSQKVDHAMKLLSIYERAIKIMANNSRTHFGDTAQSPEQELLSDLSTELQHLITELDFEGESGDLLIDIRAKLLLGVSTQNLLELSLQILKLVIEGTNLERKKSEQFIDQLNASLSSSIKTADQNTDQSQSYFEHRQGLNSELSDLVVKSQNSVDKATDITVLKQSINPLLSEIASLSERLNHAEQKEQALIERMSYGKTQLDSLYEVTQDYRKRLEDQAQRMLLDPLTKVYNRTAFTDRLELEYRRWIRAQHSLRVVLLDIDNFKAINDSFGYTAGDKALKIIARTITKEVGITDTVARFSGEEFVLLLPEQTDEYCHQVIQNIQAQVSRLPFKFRDQQITITLCAASTQFKESDTPEEVLERLNKTLNKAKQRGTNQLIWH from the coding sequence ATGGGCATTCTCGAACAAGACATTCACGCGCAACTCCACCAGCTGAAAGTTCAGTTGGAACAAGTTCGTTTGACACAGAGAGACACCTCGTTCAAGTTTATTAGAGAACAGAAAGTTCTAAAGCGTATCGTCACATCTTTAAGTGATGCATGTGTTGGCAGTAACAGTCATTTAGATGAAAACCTCATTGCCCTGCGGGAAGAGCTTGAAAAGCAAAAAGACATCAGCTCAATGATCCCAAAATTGGCAGTATTAGAAAGGATGCTCAAGCAGAAAACCTTGGCTATGGATAAACAGAACGGATATCTGGACGATAGCATTAAGCACAGTGGTGAAACGCTACAACGCATAACTGGTCTCCCAGCGCAGTTGAAACGCGACCTACGAAACTTACTTAGCTTCTCCGAATGCAATGGCAGTCAGAAAGTCGACCACGCCATGAAGCTTCTCAGTATTTATGAGCGTGCCATAAAGATTATGGCGAACAACTCTCGCACTCATTTTGGTGATACGGCTCAATCTCCTGAGCAAGAATTACTTTCGGATCTTTCCACAGAATTACAGCACTTGATCACTGAACTCGATTTCGAGGGCGAATCTGGTGACTTGCTTATCGATATTCGAGCAAAGCTACTACTGGGTGTTTCGACACAAAACCTGCTGGAGTTATCACTTCAGATCCTCAAACTGGTTATTGAAGGCACTAATTTAGAGCGTAAGAAATCTGAACAGTTTATCGATCAACTCAATGCTTCACTCTCTTCCAGTATCAAGACTGCAGATCAAAATACCGATCAAAGCCAAAGCTATTTTGAGCACCGCCAAGGCCTTAACTCAGAGTTAAGCGACCTTGTCGTCAAAAGCCAAAACTCGGTTGATAAAGCCACTGATATTACTGTCTTAAAGCAGTCGATCAATCCGCTGCTTAGCGAGATAGCTTCGCTGTCAGAGCGACTCAATCATGCAGAGCAAAAAGAACAAGCTTTGATAGAACGAATGAGTTACGGAAAAACTCAATTAGACTCTCTCTACGAAGTGACCCAAGACTACAGAAAACGTCTTGAAGATCAGGCTCAGCGTATGCTGCTTGACCCACTCACTAAGGTCTACAATCGCACCGCTTTTACCGATCGCTTAGAGCTTGAATACCGTCGTTGGATTCGCGCGCAACACTCGCTTCGAGTCGTGCTATTAGACATTGATAATTTTAAAGCCATTAACGATAGCTTTGGTTATACCGCGGGTGATAAAGCCCTTAAAATCATCGCAAGAACCATCACTAAAGAAGTCGGTATTACTGATACTGTGGCTCGTTTTTCTGGAGAGGAATTCGTCTTATTACTTCCAGAACAAACGGATGAATATTGCCATCAGGTGATTCAGAACATTCAAGCTCAAGTTAGCCGCTTACCTTTTAAGTTCCGCGACCAACAGATCACCATTACTCTTTGTGCGGCAAGCACTCAGTTTAAAGAATCAGATACACCGGAAGAAGTGCTAGAGCGATTAAATAAGACACTGAATAAAGCAAAACAACGTGGCACCAACCAACTCATTTGGCACTAA
- the ppnN gene encoding nucleotide 5'-monophosphate nucleosidase PpnN, which yields MITHISPAGSMDLLSQLEVERLKKTASSDLYQLYRNCTLAVLNSGSHTDNSKELLDKYQSFDVEVVRRERGIKLELSNPPEHAFVDGDIIKGIQEHLFSVLRDIVYVNMHLADNQRLNLTNATHITNLVFGILRNAGALTPGIEPNLIVCWGGHSINASEYQYTREVGNELGLRELNICTGCGPGAMEGPMKGAAIGHAKQRYTDHRYLGLTEPSIIAAEPPNPIVNELVIMPDIEKRLEAFVRMAHGIIIFPGGPGTAEELLYILGIMMHPNNVDQPMPIVLTGSKESEAYFRSIDKFIGETLGEEAQKHYEIVIDDPARAAKIMKQAMPDVRSHRKETGDAYSYNWSLHIEPEFQLPFDPTHESMAALDLHMDQKTESLAANLRKAFSGIVAGNVKAEGILEIEKHGPFLIDGDKELMTKMDRLLNDFVEQHRMKLPGGTDYVPCYKIAPSN from the coding sequence ATGATCACTCATATCAGCCCTGCCGGTAGCATGGATTTACTCTCTCAACTTGAAGTTGAGCGTCTTAAGAAAACCGCGTCTAGTGATCTGTACCAACTGTATCGTAACTGTACGTTAGCGGTACTAAACTCTGGTAGCCACACCGACAACTCCAAAGAGTTGCTCGATAAGTATCAATCGTTTGATGTTGAGGTCGTGCGCCGTGAGCGTGGTATCAAGCTCGAACTGAGTAACCCACCAGAGCATGCCTTTGTCGATGGGGACATCATCAAGGGTATTCAAGAACACCTATTTTCAGTGCTGCGTGACATTGTTTACGTCAACATGCATTTAGCAGACAACCAAAGACTGAACCTAACCAATGCTACTCACATCACCAACCTCGTGTTTGGGATATTGAGAAATGCTGGAGCACTCACACCCGGCATTGAGCCGAACCTGATCGTGTGTTGGGGTGGCCACTCAATTAATGCCAGTGAATACCAATACACTCGCGAAGTGGGTAATGAATTAGGCCTGCGTGAACTGAACATCTGTACCGGTTGTGGACCGGGGGCAATGGAAGGTCCGATGAAAGGCGCTGCTATTGGTCACGCTAAACAGCGCTATACAGACCATCGTTACTTAGGCCTGACAGAACCTTCGATCATTGCGGCTGAGCCACCAAACCCAATCGTCAACGAACTGGTGATCATGCCAGATATCGAGAAGCGTCTTGAAGCATTCGTGCGTATGGCCCATGGCATCATTATTTTCCCTGGTGGCCCCGGCACTGCCGAAGAGCTGCTGTATATATTAGGGATCATGATGCACCCTAACAATGTCGACCAACCCATGCCGATTGTTTTAACGGGATCAAAAGAGAGTGAGGCGTACTTCCGTTCGATTGATAAGTTCATCGGTGAAACCTTGGGTGAAGAAGCACAAAAACACTATGAGATCGTGATTGATGACCCAGCACGCGCTGCGAAAATCATGAAACAAGCAATGCCAGATGTGCGATCTCACCGTAAAGAGACAGGTGATGCTTATAGCTACAACTGGTCACTGCATATTGAGCCTGAGTTCCAACTACCATTCGACCCTACCCATGAGTCTATGGCGGCACTCGATCTGCATATGGATCAGAAAACAGAGAGCCTTGCAGCGAATTTACGTAAAGCGTTCTCTGGGATCGTGGCGGGTAACGTTAAAGCCGAAGGCATTCTTGAAATCGAGAAACACGGTCCATTCCTGATTGATGGCGACAAAGAGCTGATGACCAAAATGGATCGACTGCTGAATGACTTTGTTGAACAGCATCGAATGAAACTGCCGGGTGGTACGGATTACGTTCCTTGCTATAAGATCGCACCGAGTAACTGA
- the xni gene encoding flap endonuclease Xni: MSIHLVIIDALNLIRRVHSVQPDPTDIARTITTTARTLNRILNESQPTHIIAVFDHHLQDRGWRAEVLPAYKQNRKPMPEPLMKGLDAIQQAWWELGIDSLLSDGDEADDLVATLAKKVADHGEKVTIISTDKGYCQLLSPTLQIRDYFQHRWLDKPFIEAEFGVKPEQLADYWGLTGVSSSQVPGIPGVGPKAAKEILTTYPDIEAAFLAEDLPKKYRKKFDEHIESARVCKLVSALKTDIDLGFNLQDIRFSGNQA, from the coding sequence ATGTCTATCCATCTTGTTATTATCGATGCCTTAAACCTCATCCGACGCGTGCACTCTGTTCAGCCGGATCCCACCGATATAGCAAGAACCATCACCACAACGGCTCGCACACTCAACCGAATCCTAAACGAATCACAGCCAACGCACATCATCGCGGTATTTGATCATCACCTACAAGATCGAGGCTGGCGCGCTGAGGTACTGCCCGCCTATAAGCAAAACCGCAAGCCAATGCCAGAGCCTTTAATGAAAGGGCTCGATGCGATTCAGCAAGCATGGTGGGAGCTGGGTATTGATTCATTGCTTTCAGACGGCGATGAGGCAGACGATCTAGTAGCAACACTCGCGAAGAAAGTGGCTGACCACGGCGAAAAGGTCACCATCATTTCTACTGATAAAGGCTACTGCCAGTTACTATCTCCAACGTTACAGATCCGTGATTACTTCCAACATCGTTGGTTAGATAAGCCCTTCATTGAAGCTGAGTTTGGCGTTAAACCAGAACAACTTGCTGATTACTGGGGATTAACCGGCGTAAGCTCAAGCCAAGTTCCCGGGATCCCAGGAGTTGGACCTAAAGCGGCAAAAGAAATCCTAACCACGTATCCAGATATTGAAGCGGCATTCCTAGCTGAAGACTTACCGAAAAAGTATCGTAAGAAGTTCGATGAGCATATCGAGTCGGCTCGCGTATGTAAGCTCGTTTCTGCACTCAAAACAGACATCGATTTGGGCTTTAATCTGCAAGATATTCGCTTCTCAGGAAACCAAGCTTAA
- a CDS encoding DNA/RNA non-specific endonuclease → MKNILLLSLTTLLLNIAPLAAATEACGEHLVKGLPSESSDQILCRTGYAIGYNYSMKNADWVAYHVTAESVNGQFKRSNRFKADSELPEYAQSTLSDYSKSGYDRGHLAPSAAMDFSEISMQESFLLSNMSPQLPGFNRVGWRLLEEHIRDLANEYQELYVVTGPIYDGNETFIGNGVMIPSAFYKVILDPYYNDAIAFIVPHRDVSSSELASFVTTIDEVETRTNLDFFANTSDDVESDMEAMLWEMWPTSE, encoded by the coding sequence ATGAAAAACATACTATTACTATCATTAACTACCCTCTTACTTAATATCGCGCCTCTTGCTGCCGCAACCGAAGCCTGTGGTGAACACCTAGTTAAAGGTTTGCCTTCAGAATCCTCTGATCAAATACTTTGTCGAACCGGTTATGCCATTGGCTACAACTATTCCATGAAGAATGCTGATTGGGTCGCCTATCATGTCACCGCAGAAAGCGTCAATGGACAGTTCAAACGAAGTAACCGCTTTAAAGCCGATTCAGAACTCCCCGAATATGCCCAATCAACACTAAGTGACTACTCCAAATCCGGTTATGACCGCGGCCACCTTGCTCCGTCTGCAGCAATGGACTTCAGCGAAATATCGATGCAAGAAAGCTTCTTGCTAAGCAATATGTCACCACAGCTTCCAGGGTTTAACCGAGTTGGCTGGCGATTGCTAGAAGAGCATATACGTGACCTTGCCAATGAATATCAAGAGCTCTATGTGGTGACAGGCCCTATTTATGACGGGAATGAAACCTTTATTGGCAATGGCGTTATGATTCCAAGTGCATTCTACAAAGTGATTCTCGACCCGTATTACAACGATGCGATTGCTTTTATTGTGCCTCATCGTGACGTATCGAGCAGTGAACTCGCAAGCTTTGTCACAACCATTGATGAAGTAGAAACCCGCACCAACTTGGATTTTTTCGCAAACACTAGCGATGATGTAGAAAGTGATATGGAAGCAATGCTTTGGGAAATGTGGCCTACCTCAGAGTAA
- the rlmM gene encoding 23S rRNA (cytidine(2498)-2'-O)-methyltransferase RlmM yields MKHVLLYCRSGFEKECAGEIQDKATQLEVFGFPRLKSNTGFVLFECYQAGEADKLIKEVDFQSLIFARQMLAVAVEIKDLPTEDRISPILEALSEKEGFPRCGDIRIETPDTNEAKELLKFCRKFTVPMRQAMRGKGLMTAKDNAKKPVLHLCFIAPGHCFVGYSYPTNNSQFFMGIPRLKFPSDAPSRSTLKLEEAFHVFIPRDEWDERLAPGMWGVDLGACPGGWTYQLVKRSMFVHCVDNGMMADSLMETGQIKHHMVDGFKFEPDRKNVTWIICDMVEKPARVAHLMGEWIIKGWAKEALFNLKLPMKGRYDEVLQDIENLKQFLIDNKVKFKMQAKHLYHDREEITVHIQSLSNISPY; encoded by the coding sequence GTGAAACACGTACTACTTTATTGTCGCTCTGGTTTTGAAAAAGAATGTGCTGGCGAAATTCAAGACAAGGCAACACAACTGGAAGTGTTTGGTTTTCCTCGCTTAAAGAGCAATACAGGCTTTGTATTGTTTGAATGTTATCAAGCTGGCGAAGCCGATAAGCTGATCAAAGAAGTTGATTTCCAATCACTGATCTTTGCTCGTCAAATGTTAGCGGTTGCTGTTGAAATCAAAGATCTACCAACAGAAGACCGTATCTCTCCAATTCTTGAGGCGCTTTCTGAGAAAGAAGGTTTCCCACGTTGTGGTGATATCCGTATTGAAACGCCAGATACCAATGAAGCGAAAGAGCTTTTGAAGTTCTGCCGTAAGTTTACTGTGCCGATGCGTCAAGCCATGCGTGGTAAAGGCCTGATGACTGCGAAAGATAACGCTAAGAAGCCAGTGCTTCATTTATGTTTTATCGCACCGGGCCACTGCTTTGTTGGTTACTCTTACCCAACCAACAACTCACAGTTCTTCATGGGCATTCCTCGTTTGAAATTCCCATCAGATGCGCCAAGCCGTTCTACATTGAAGCTAGAAGAAGCATTCCACGTATTCATCCCTCGTGATGAGTGGGACGAGCGTCTGGCTCCGGGTATGTGGGGCGTAGATTTAGGTGCGTGTCCTGGTGGTTGGACTTACCAATTGGTTAAGCGTTCTATGTTTGTTCACTGTGTCGATAACGGCATGATGGCGGATAGCCTAATGGAAACGGGTCAAATTAAGCACCACATGGTGGATGGCTTTAAGTTCGAACCTGACCGTAAGAACGTGACTTGGATTATTTGTGACATGGTCGAGAAGCCAGCTCGTGTTGCTCACTTAATGGGTGAGTGGATCATCAAAGGCTGGGCGAAAGAAGCTCTGTTCAACCTTAAGCTGCCAATGAAAGGTCGCTACGATGAAGTACTGCAAGATATCGAGAACCTAAAACAGTTCCTTATCGATAACAAAGTGAAATTCAAAATGCAGGCGAAGCACCTATATCATGATCGTGAAGAGATCACTGTTCATATTCAGTCGCTTTCGAATATCTCACCGTACTAA
- a CDS encoding DUF423 domain-containing protein gives MRSKYLLTVAGISGAIAVMLGAFAAHGLKAILPEYLLGVFETGVQYQFIHTLAILACGALLQMKLGAKSQKYFFIAAICFIIGILCFSGSLYGLALTGIKWFGPITPFGGLLFIIGWGVFSFAALNIKEVTQ, from the coding sequence ATGAGAAGTAAGTATTTACTCACTGTCGCGGGTATTTCTGGTGCGATTGCCGTAATGCTCGGGGCATTTGCCGCGCACGGTTTGAAAGCTATCTTGCCTGAGTATCTTTTGGGTGTGTTTGAGACCGGTGTTCAATACCAATTTATCCATACGCTCGCGATATTGGCGTGTGGTGCTCTGCTACAGATGAAACTTGGCGCTAAATCACAAAAATATTTTTTCATTGCGGCAATTTGCTTTATCATCGGCATCCTTTGTTTTAGTGGTAGCCTTTATGGCTTAGCACTGACAGGAATAAAATGGTTTGGCCCTATAACACCGTTTGGTGGTCTACTATTTATCATTGGTTGGGGAGTCTTCTCCTTCGCTGCTTTGAATATAAAAGAGGTAACTCAGTGA
- a CDS encoding alpha/beta fold hydrolase — protein sequence MSNLIIDGEDNPVTFVFAHGAGAGMNHEFMQSVAKGLAFKGIRVIRFNFPYMIKRAEDGKRRPPDRAPKLLEAYQEIIEQVDADKLVIGGKSMGGRMASHLSELDKVAAMACLGFPFHPPGKPEKYKGEHLAELAKPCLILQGERDTFGKREEFVDFDLSDSIRVEFIPDGDHSFKPRKSSGYTEQQNIALIVEKLSAFIKEVLNEK from the coding sequence ATGAGTAACCTAATTATTGATGGTGAAGACAACCCAGTAACCTTTGTCTTCGCGCACGGCGCAGGTGCCGGCATGAATCATGAGTTCATGCAGTCGGTAGCCAAAGGGTTGGCGTTTAAAGGAATACGAGTTATTCGTTTCAATTTCCCTTATATGATCAAGCGAGCTGAAGATGGTAAGCGTCGTCCACCTGACAGAGCCCCTAAGCTGCTTGAAGCTTACCAAGAGATTATCGAACAGGTTGATGCCGACAAGCTTGTGATTGGCGGTAAGTCGATGGGAGGGCGCATGGCGAGTCACTTGTCTGAACTGGATAAGGTGGCTGCGATGGCGTGTTTGGGTTTTCCCTTTCATCCTCCGGGTAAACCAGAGAAATACAAAGGTGAACATCTCGCTGAGTTAGCGAAGCCGTGTCTTATTCTACAAGGCGAACGCGATACCTTTGGTAAACGTGAAGAGTTTGTTGATTTCGATTTGTCGGATTCTATTCGTGTTGAGTTTATTCCCGATGGCGATCATAGCTTTAAGCCACGCAAGAGCTCTGGTTACACCGAGCAACAGAACATAGCCTTAATAGTCGAGAAGCTATCTGCGTTTATCAAAGAGGTGCTCAATGAGAAGTAA
- a CDS encoding transcriptional regulator GcvA encodes MSRRLPPLNSLRVFEAAARHLSFTRAAEELFVTQAAVSHQIKALEEFLSLKLFRRRNRSLLLTEEGQSYFLDIKDIFTSLAEATDKVLERSEKGALTISLPPSFAIQWLVPRLADFNQQEPDIDVRIKAVDMDEGSLTDDVDVAIYYGRGNWSGLRADKLYQEYLIPLCSPSVLLGTKPLESLSDLACHTLLHDTSRKDWKQFAKQNGIDGVNVNHGPIFSHSTMVLQAAAHGQGIALGNNVLAQPEIEAGRLLAPFDEVLVSKNAFYVVCHEKQADMGRIATFRDWMLAKAQSEQEDLLDE; translated from the coding sequence ATGTCTCGTCGATTACCCCCATTAAACTCCTTAAGAGTGTTTGAAGCCGCGGCTCGACACTTGAGTTTTACGCGTGCCGCAGAAGAGTTATTTGTGACTCAAGCTGCGGTTAGCCACCAGATCAAAGCACTTGAAGAATTCTTGTCATTAAAGCTTTTTCGCCGAAGAAACCGCTCTTTGCTGTTGACTGAAGAGGGACAAAGCTATTTCTTAGATATTAAAGATATCTTCACTTCTTTGGCTGAGGCGACTGACAAAGTGCTTGAGCGGAGCGAGAAGGGCGCATTGACCATCAGCTTACCGCCAAGTTTTGCTATTCAATGGTTAGTACCAAGATTGGCTGACTTTAATCAACAAGAGCCGGATATCGATGTGCGAATCAAAGCCGTGGATATGGATGAAGGTTCATTGACTGATGACGTAGACGTGGCGATTTACTATGGGCGAGGCAATTGGTCGGGGCTTAGAGCCGATAAGCTTTACCAAGAATACTTAATTCCACTTTGCTCACCGTCGGTGCTGCTCGGAACGAAACCATTAGAATCTCTAAGTGATTTAGCATGTCATACGCTATTGCACGATACCTCTCGAAAAGATTGGAAACAGTTTGCTAAGCAAAATGGTATCGATGGCGTTAACGTTAACCACGGCCCTATCTTTAGCCACTCGACCATGGTGTTGCAAGCTGCTGCCCATGGGCAAGGTATTGCTCTGGGGAACAATGTTTTGGCTCAGCCTGAAATCGAGGCCGGTCGCTTGTTGGCTCCATTTGATGAAGTGTTAGTTAGTAAGAATGCCTTCTATGTGGTGTGTCATGAGAAGCAAGCTGACATGGGGCGTATTGCGACCTTCCGTGATTGGATGCTAGCGAAAGCACAAAGCGAACAAGAGGACTTACTCGATGAGTAA
- the thiI gene encoding tRNA uracil 4-sulfurtransferase ThiI produces the protein MKFIVKPHPEIFVKSESVRKRFTKILERNIRTILQRRTESVAVFNRRDHIEVTSESDKYFKETLEVLTQTPGIHHSLEVQQSEFKDLHDIYEQVLERSRGLIEGKTFSVRAKRRGKHDFTSIELERYVGGGLNQAVDSAKVKLKNPDITVKVEVENDKLNQVIERHKGLGGFPLGTQEDLLSLISGGFDSGVSSYLHIKRGSKVHYCFFNLGGPAHEIGVKQVSHYLWNKYGSSAKVKFISIDFEPVVAEILENVEDGQMGVVLKRMFMRAGGMVAERFGIEALVTGEALGQVSSQTLTNLRHIDNVTDTLILRPLINWDKEDIIDLSRKIGTEDFAKVMPEYCGVISKKPTVKAKKGKLEAEEAKFNFEVLDQVIENARIMDIRDIEKESQEQAPEVEQVQAVSEHAVVLDIRSPDEEDESPLEIDGVEIKHIPFFKLSTQFGDLDQAKEYLLYCDRGVMSRLQALYLQEQGFHNVKVYRP, from the coding sequence ATGAAATTTATTGTTAAGCCCCACCCGGAAATTTTTGTAAAAAGTGAATCGGTGCGTAAGCGCTTCACAAAGATTCTAGAACGTAATATTCGTACTATTCTTCAGCGTCGTACTGAGTCTGTAGCTGTCTTCAATCGTCGCGACCACATCGAAGTGACGTCTGAGAGCGACAAATACTTTAAAGAAACACTCGAAGTATTGACGCAAACTCCGGGTATCCATCACTCTCTTGAGGTTCAGCAATCAGAATTTAAAGACTTGCACGATATTTACGAGCAAGTTCTTGAGCGCAGCCGTGGTCTTATTGAAGGTAAGACTTTCTCTGTGCGAGCTAAACGCCGTGGTAAACATGACTTTACCTCTATCGAGCTAGAACGCTACGTAGGTGGTGGTCTAAACCAAGCGGTTGACTCAGCAAAAGTAAAACTGAAAAACCCAGATATTACCGTTAAAGTTGAAGTCGAGAACGACAAGCTAAACCAAGTGATTGAACGTCATAAAGGCCTCGGCGGTTTCCCTCTAGGTACTCAAGAAGACCTACTTAGCTTGATCTCTGGCGGCTTTGATTCTGGCGTTTCGAGCTACCTGCACATCAAACGTGGTTCTAAGGTTCATTACTGTTTCTTCAATCTTGGTGGTCCTGCTCACGAGATTGGCGTTAAGCAAGTTTCTCACTACCTATGGAATAAATACGGCTCATCTGCAAAGGTGAAGTTCATCTCTATCGATTTTGAACCTGTAGTCGCAGAGATCCTTGAGAACGTTGAAGACGGCCAAATGGGCGTTGTTCTGAAGCGTATGTTCATGCGTGCTGGTGGTATGGTTGCTGAGCGTTTCGGTATTGAAGCACTAGTAACGGGTGAAGCACTTGGTCAGGTTTCTAGCCAAACGCTAACTAACCTGCGCCATATCGACAACGTGACGGACACTTTGATCCTTCGTCCACTTATCAACTGGGACAAAGAAGACATCATCGACCTGTCTCGTAAGATTGGTACTGAAGACTTCGCTAAAGTAATGCCTGAGTACTGTGGTGTTATCTCTAAGAAGCCAACAGTGAAAGCGAAGAAAGGCAAACTAGAAGCGGAAGAAGCTAAGTTTAACTTCGAAGTGCTGGATCAAGTGATCGAGAACGCTCGTATTATGGATATCCGTGATATCGAGAAAGAGAGCCAAGAACAGGCACCAGAAGTGGAGCAAGTTCAAGCAGTTTCTGAGCACGCTGTCGTTCTAGATATCCGTAGCCCGGACGAAGAAGACGAAAGCCCACTAGAGATCGATGGTGTTGAAATCAAACACATCCCGTTCTTCAAGCTTTCAACTCAGTTTGGCGACCTAGACCAAGCGAAAGAGTACTTGTTGTACTGTGACCGTGGTGTCATGAGTCGTCTGCAAGCGCTTTATTTGCAAGAGCAAGGCTTCCACAACGTTAAGGTTTACCGCCCATAG